One window of the bacterium genome contains the following:
- a CDS encoding (Fe-S)-binding protein — translation MATTAAARPIPRLLIPELDKCIQCGFCLPACPTYRMLGLETESPRGRIHLIEAAAQGRIPIDDRLEEHMYVCLGCRACETACPAGVHFGTIIEAGRAEVGPTGSPVARRVTLAALRHLMPHPERLRAAAGLLRFYQRSGLGPLLRRLHLMPKRLGEMESLLPGVPDEAFAPAQEVFPAIGPRRARVGFLSGCAMSVLFPGTNEATVRVLRRNGCEVVVPADQACCGALNIHNGERPTAQAMARRNIEGFLRAGVDAVIINAAGCGVACKEYPVLFRGDDPRYAARAEAFSSICRDASEFLAELGLTGTLGEIRVRATYQDPCHLAHGQRIRRQPRDLLRRIPGLELVEMEGADRCCGSAGIYNVVEPEYSRRILEEKMRAVMRTGADLLVAPNPGCLLQLAAGIRARGVPIETCHVVDLLDRSYAVASTSPWPAPP, via the coding sequence ATGGCTACGACCGCGGCCGCCCGCCCGATCCCGCGACTCCTGATTCCGGAGCTCGACAAGTGCATCCAGTGCGGGTTCTGCCTGCCCGCGTGCCCGACGTACCGCATGCTCGGCCTCGAGACCGAGTCGCCGCGCGGGCGCATCCACCTGATCGAGGCGGCGGCGCAGGGACGTATTCCGATCGACGACCGGCTCGAGGAGCATATGTACGTCTGCCTCGGCTGCCGCGCGTGCGAGACGGCCTGCCCGGCCGGCGTGCATTTCGGGACGATCATCGAGGCCGGCCGCGCCGAGGTCGGCCCGACGGGGTCGCCGGTCGCCCGGCGCGTGACGCTCGCCGCGCTGCGACACCTGATGCCGCACCCGGAGCGGCTGCGCGCCGCGGCCGGCCTGCTCAGGTTCTACCAGCGCAGCGGGCTCGGCCCGCTCCTGCGCCGCCTGCACCTCATGCCGAAGCGCCTCGGCGAGATGGAATCGCTGCTGCCGGGGGTGCCGGACGAGGCGTTCGCGCCCGCGCAAGAAGTCTTCCCCGCGATCGGCCCCCGCCGCGCCCGCGTGGGGTTCCTGAGCGGCTGTGCGATGAGCGTGCTGTTCCCGGGCACCAACGAGGCGACGGTCCGCGTGCTGCGGCGCAACGGCTGCGAGGTCGTCGTGCCGGCGGACCAGGCGTGCTGCGGCGCCCTCAACATCCACAACGGGGAGCGCCCGACCGCCCAGGCGATGGCCCGCCGCAACATCGAGGGTTTCCTGCGCGCCGGCGTCGACGCGGTGATCATCAACGCGGCCGGCTGCGGCGTCGCGTGCAAGGAGTATCCGGTGCTGTTCCGCGGTGACGACCCCCGGTATGCGGCCCGGGCCGAAGCGTTCAGCAGTATCTGTCGCGACGCGAGCGAGTTTCTCGCCGAGCTCGGCCTCACCGGCACGCTCGGCGAGATCCGCGTGCGCGCGACCTATCAGGATCCCTGCCACCTCGCGCACGGCCAGCGCATCCGCCGCCAGCCGCGCGACCTGCTGCGGCGGATCCCCGGCCTCGAGCTGGTCGAGATGGAGGGAGCCGATCGCTGCTGCGGCAGCGCCGGGATCTACAACGTGGTGGAGCCGGAGTACTCGCGGCGGATCCTCGAGGAGAAGATGCGCGCGGTGATGCGGACCGGCGCGGACCTGCTCGTCGCCCCGAATCCCGGCTGCCTGCTGCAGCTGGCGGCCGGCATCCGCGCGCGCGGCGTGCCGATCGAAACATGCCACGTCGTCGATCTGCTCGACCGGTCCTACGCGGTGGCGTCAACGTCACCGTGGCCCGCCCCTCCATGA
- a CDS encoding DUF488 domain-containing protein — MRIYTIGHSTRSLDELVEALRRFGVRTLVDIRTVPRSRHVPQFNQDNLRRALPNRRIRYRHMKALGGLRRPRPDSTNTAWRNTGFRGFADYMETPEFEAALRELRALSREAGPVAIMCAEAVPWRCHRSLVADALIARGDEVVDIMAPASGRPHTLTPWAHVEGTKVTYPGSPPPRTRRESHAGPE; from the coding sequence ATGCGCATCTATACGATCGGCCACTCGACGCGCTCGCTCGACGAGCTGGTCGAGGCGCTGCGGCGCTTCGGCGTGCGGACGCTTGTCGACATCCGCACGGTACCCCGGTCCCGCCACGTTCCGCAGTTCAATCAGGACAACCTGCGCCGGGCCCTGCCGAACCGGCGAATCAGGTACCGGCACATGAAGGCGCTCGGCGGCCTCCGCCGGCCGCGACCCGATTCCACCAACACCGCGTGGCGGAACACCGGGTTCCGGGGATTCGCGGACTATATGGAAACGCCGGAGTTCGAGGCGGCGCTCCGCGAGCTGCGGGCGTTGTCGCGCGAGGCGGGGCCGGTCGCGATCATGTGCGCCGAGGCGGTGCCGTGGCGGTGCCACCGGTCGCTCGTCGCGGACGCCCTCATCGCGCGCGGGGACGAGGTCGTGGACATCATGGCGCCCGCGAGCGGCCGGCCGCATACGCTGACACCGTGGGCTCACGTTGAAGGGACGAAGGTCACCTATCCGGGGTCGCCGCCTCCGCGAACTCGGCGCGAGTCACACGCGGGACCCGAGTAG
- a CDS encoding creatininase family protein, translated as MRDTVLIEEMTWPEVRDTIAAGKRRVIVMLAAMEQHGPHLPIGTDTYLGYATGVRLARRLGDALVAPVITIGYSAGHLPMAGTVSIEESTLEKTIEEACRSLARHGFREIILLCSHGGNYRALRGVLPRVRKEHAGLRISAVEDFDEWLEHTKAFAAREGLEMKRLGVHAAQGETSLMLAHRPDLVQMDKACEGFTGDASIRWRSKVPPPMNEMSPTGILGDARGSTADLGEKMFAERIERLASMIEAGALAG; from the coding sequence ATGCGCGACACCGTCTTGATCGAAGAGATGACCTGGCCGGAGGTGCGCGACACGATCGCCGCCGGGAAGCGGCGCGTGATCGTCATGCTGGCGGCGATGGAGCAGCACGGCCCGCACCTGCCGATCGGCACGGACACCTATCTCGGGTACGCGACCGGCGTGCGGCTCGCGCGCCGGCTCGGCGACGCGCTGGTGGCGCCGGTTATCACGATCGGCTACTCCGCGGGGCATCTTCCGATGGCCGGCACCGTCAGCATCGAGGAGTCCACCCTGGAGAAGACGATCGAAGAAGCGTGCCGGTCGCTCGCGCGGCACGGCTTCCGCGAGATCATCCTGCTATGCAGCCACGGCGGCAACTACCGCGCGCTGCGGGGCGTGCTGCCGCGTGTGCGCAAAGAGCACGCGGGCCTCAGGATCTCGGCGGTCGAGGACTTCGACGAGTGGCTCGAGCACACGAAGGCGTTCGCGGCCCGCGAGGGCCTCGAAATGAAGAGGCTCGGCGTTCACGCGGCCCAGGGCGAGACGTCGCTCATGCTGGCGCACCGGCCGGACCTCGTGCAGATGGACAAGGCATGCGAGGGCTTCACCGGCGATGCCTCGATCCGCTGGCGCTCAAAGGTCCCACCGCCGATGAACGAGATGAGCCCGACCGGCATCCTGGGCGACGCGCGCGGCTCGACCGCGGATCTCGGCGAGAAGATGTTCGCCGAGCGGATCGAACGGCTCGCATCGATGATCGAGGCGGGCGCCCTGGCGGGGTGA
- a CDS encoding FAD-linked oxidase C-terminal domain-containing protein — protein MSLAELRVRIADRDALAAALRNAVGRDRVFARPVDLLAYEYDGSVLAAIPDLVVFPESTDDVAAIVRGAARFGVPLIARGSGTGLSGGAITPIGGIVVAMSKMRRILSIDVDNRVAVVQPGVINLDITRAVEADGYFYAPDPSSQSACSIGGNVANNSGGVHTLAFGVTTNHVLGLEMVMGDGSVAHLGGRGPDEPGLDLTGLAVGSEGTVGIVTAVTVRLMRRRETVRTILGIFETIEEASQAVADIIASGIGPTSLEMIDQLTAEAVEPAVHAGLPLDAGAVLLIEVEGVREGLARCAATVEDLCRRNRAREIRIARTEDERHLYWAARKGAFGAMGRLAPNYYLHDAVVPRSQLPAIMHQIVEIARRHNIRVANVFHAGDGNVHPLIPYDATVPGETDRVMQASEEMLSACVAAGGSLSGEHGIGFEKNNYMPWIFSDADLGAQRRLKAAFDPEDRMNPFKIFPTPVSCGELLTRRAPRLAASGLWI, from the coding sequence GTGAGTCTCGCCGAACTCCGCGTTCGTATTGCCGATCGCGACGCGCTCGCCGCCGCCCTCCGGAACGCGGTGGGGCGCGACCGTGTCTTCGCGCGGCCGGTCGACCTGCTGGCGTACGAGTACGACGGCTCCGTCCTCGCGGCCATTCCCGATCTGGTGGTCTTTCCCGAGTCGACGGACGACGTCGCCGCGATCGTGCGGGGTGCGGCGCGCTTCGGCGTCCCCCTCATCGCGCGCGGGTCCGGCACCGGGTTGTCGGGCGGCGCCATCACGCCGATCGGCGGGATCGTCGTCGCGATGAGCAAGATGCGGCGAATCCTCTCGATCGACGTGGACAACCGAGTCGCCGTCGTGCAACCCGGCGTCATCAACCTCGACATCACGCGCGCCGTCGAAGCGGACGGCTACTTCTACGCGCCGGATCCCAGCAGCCAGTCGGCCTGCAGCATCGGCGGCAACGTCGCGAACAACAGCGGCGGCGTCCACACGCTCGCCTTCGGCGTCACGACGAACCACGTGCTCGGCCTCGAGATGGTGATGGGCGACGGCTCGGTCGCGCACCTCGGCGGCCGCGGACCCGACGAGCCCGGCCTCGATCTGACCGGTCTCGCGGTCGGCTCCGAGGGCACCGTCGGCATCGTCACCGCGGTCACCGTCCGGCTGATGCGCCGCCGGGAGACCGTACGCACGATACTCGGCATCTTCGAGACGATCGAGGAGGCGAGCCAGGCCGTGGCGGACATCATCGCCTCCGGCATCGGACCCACCTCGCTCGAGATGATCGATCAACTGACCGCGGAGGCCGTCGAGCCCGCGGTCCACGCCGGGCTGCCGCTGGACGCCGGGGCCGTGCTCTTGATCGAGGTCGAAGGCGTCCGCGAGGGGCTCGCACGGTGCGCGGCGACCGTGGAAGACCTCTGCCGGCGGAACCGGGCCCGCGAGATCCGCATCGCGCGCACCGAGGACGAGCGCCACCTCTACTGGGCCGCGCGCAAGGGCGCCTTCGGCGCGATGGGGCGGCTCGCGCCCAACTACTACCTGCACGACGCCGTCGTCCCGCGCAGCCAGCTGCCGGCGATCATGCACCAGATCGTGGAGATCGCGCGGCGCCACAACATCCGGGTCGCGAACGTCTTCCACGCCGGCGACGGCAACGTCCACCCGCTCATTCCGTACGACGCAACGGTGCCGGGCGAGACCGACCGCGTGATGCAGGCGAGTGAGGAGATGCTCTCCGCCTGCGTCGCGGCCGGCGGCAGCCTCAGCGGAGAGCACGGCATCGGCTTCGAAAAGAACAACTACATGCCCTGGATCTTCTCGGACGCCGATCTCGGTGCGCAGCGGCGGCTGAAGGCCGCGTTCGACCCGGAGGACCGCATGAACCCGTTCAAAATCTTCCCGACACCCGTCTCCTGCGGCGAGCTGCTCACGCGGCGCGCGCCGCGCCTGGCGGCGTCGGGGTTGTGGATCTGA
- a CDS encoding NAD(P)-binding domain-containing protein, which yields MTESANVVIIGAGQAGLSLSYELQRGGVEHVILERARVAETWRGRWDSFCLVIPNWTVQLPGYAYTGDPDGFMPRDEIVAHLVAYARNFGAPVREGVTVTALEADERAGFILRTAAGAIRARRVVLASGAYQKPHRPAAAAQLPASVHAVDAEQYTHPGALPDGPVLIVGSGQTGCQLAEELRNAGRETYLSCGRAPWGPRRIEGRDIVSWLVETPWFEATVADLPSPAARLAANIQASGRNGGHDCHYRTLQAQGVRLTGHLRGVEEGVAHFASDVTESVAWGDERYALVRDLIRKACGARGVRAPEMPPPLPFAAEPVGALRLDRLGAIVFTSGFRPDYGRWVRLPQAFDDMGFPIQREGSSTVVRGLHFMGVHFQRKRKSATFLGLAEDAGTLAGTIISADR from the coding sequence GTGACGGAATCCGCCAACGTCGTCATTATTGGCGCCGGACAGGCCGGACTCTCGCTGAGCTACGAACTGCAGCGGGGCGGCGTCGAGCACGTGATTCTGGAACGGGCCCGCGTCGCGGAGACGTGGCGAGGCCGCTGGGACAGCTTCTGCCTCGTCATTCCGAACTGGACCGTCCAGCTCCCGGGGTACGCGTACACCGGCGATCCCGACGGCTTCATGCCGAGGGACGAAATCGTGGCGCACTTGGTCGCTTACGCGCGGAATTTCGGCGCGCCGGTACGCGAAGGCGTGACGGTAACGGCGCTCGAGGCGGACGAACGCGCCGGCTTCATCCTCCGCACGGCGGCGGGCGCGATCCGCGCCCGCCGAGTCGTTCTCGCCAGCGGCGCGTATCAGAAGCCGCACCGGCCCGCGGCGGCGGCGCAGCTTCCCGCGTCCGTGCACGCCGTCGATGCCGAGCAGTACACGCACCCCGGAGCGCTGCCCGACGGTCCGGTACTTATCGTTGGGAGCGGGCAAACCGGGTGTCAACTCGCGGAGGAGCTTAGGAACGCAGGCCGGGAAACGTACCTGTCCTGCGGCCGGGCGCCGTGGGGGCCGCGGCGAATCGAAGGCCGCGACATCGTCTCGTGGCTCGTCGAGACGCCGTGGTTTGAGGCCACGGTCGCGGATCTACCCAGCCCCGCGGCGCGGCTCGCGGCCAATATCCAGGCGAGCGGCCGAAACGGCGGACACGACTGCCACTACCGTACGCTGCAGGCGCAGGGGGTGCGGCTCACCGGCCACCTCAGGGGCGTCGAGGAGGGTGTCGCGCATTTCGCGTCCGACGTGACGGAATCGGTCGCGTGGGGCGATGAACGCTATGCGCTCGTCCGGGACCTCATCCGGAAAGCCTGCGGCGCCCGCGGCGTGAGAGCACCGGAAATGCCGCCGCCGCTGCCGTTTGCGGCCGAACCGGTCGGGGCCCTCCGGCTCGACCGCCTCGGCGCGATCGTCTTTACGTCGGGCTTCCGGCCGGACTACGGCCGCTGGGTCCGTCTGCCGCAGGCGTTCGATGATATGGGCTTCCCGATCCAGCGCGAGGGCTCCAGCACAGTGGTTCGCGGACTGCACTTCATGGGCGTGCACTTTCAGCGCAAACGAAAGTCGGCGACGTTCCTCGGCCTGGCGGAAGACGCGGGCACCCTGGCCGGCACGATCATCTCGGCGGACCGGTAG